The Lycium barbarum isolate Lr01 chromosome 10, ASM1917538v2, whole genome shotgun sequence genome includes a region encoding these proteins:
- the LOC132613528 gene encoding chorismate synthase 1, chloroplastic, giving the protein MASFVPTKQFLGAPSDIGSSRIGSVQLPSNLSSSNIHIISRPSHPKRLEIQAAGSTYGNYFRVTTFGESHGGGVGCIIDGCPPRLPLSESDMQVDLDRRRPGQSRITTPRKETDTCKISSGTADGLTTGSPIKVEVPNTDQRGNDYSEMSLAYRPSHADATYDFKYGVRSVQGGGRSSARETIGRVAAGAVAKKILKLYSGTEVLAYVSQVHQVVLPEDSIDHQTLTLEQIESNIARCPDPEYAEKMIAAIDAVRVRGDSVGGVVTCIVRNLPRGLGTPVFDKLEAELAKACMSLPATKGFEFGSGFAGTFMTGSEHNDEFYMDEQGRIRTRSNRSGGIQGGISNGEVINMRIAFKPTSTISRKQQTVTRDKHDTELIARGRHDPCVVPRAVPMVEAMVALVLVDQLMAQYAQCMMFPINPELQEPLKSSTPESAEVTL; this is encoded by the exons ATGGCGTCATTTGTACCTACCAAACAATTTCTAGGAGCTCCATCGGATATCGGATCCTCTCGTATTGGATCTGTTCAGTTACCTTCTAACCTCTCTTCTTCCAACATTCATATCATATCTCGTCCTTCACACCCCAAACGCTTAG AGATACAGGCTGCTGGTAGTACATATGGAAATTACTTCCGTGTTACAACTTTTGGAGAATCTCATGGTGGTGGAGTTGGTTGTATTATTGATGGATGTCCCCCCCGTCTCCCACTTTCTGAATCTGATATGCAGGTGGACCTTGACCGAAG GAGGCCAGGTCAAAGCCGGATTACCACACCAAGGAAAGAGACTGACACTTGCAAAATATCATCAGGCACTGCAGATG GGCTGACTACTGGATCCCCAATCAAAGTTGAAGTACCTAACACTGATCAGAGAGGAAAT GACTATAGTGAAATGTCGCTTGCTTACAGGCCATCTCATGCAGATGCCACTTATGACTTCAAGTACGGAGTTAGATCTGTACAG GGGGGTGGCAGATCATCAGCCAGAGAGACCATTGGGAGAGTTGCCGCTGGAGCAGTTGCTAAGAAAATTCTCAAACTTTATTCTGGAACTGAG GTTCTTGCTTATGTTTCTCAAGTTCACCAAGTTGTACTTCCTGAGGATTCAATTGATCATCAGACTTTGACTCTAGAGCAG ATAGAAAGCAATATTGCCCGATGCCCCGATCCAGAATATGCAGAGAAGATGATTGCTGCCATTGATGCTGTACGAGTGAGAGGGGACTCTGTTGGTGGTGTTGTAACTTGCATTGTTAGAAATCTCCCACGG GGTCTTGGTACACCAGTCTTCGATAAACTTGAAGCTGAGCTAGCTAAAGCTTGCATGTCATTACCTGCAACAAAGGGTTTTGAGTTCGGAAGTGGCTTCGCAG GCACATTCATGACTGGTAGTGAGCATAATGACGAATTCTATATGGACGAGCAGGGCCGAATCAGGACAAGATCCAACAGATCTGGTGGTATCCAG GGCGGTATATCAAATGGGGAAGTTATCAATATGAGAATAGCTTTCAAGCCAACTTCAACTATTTCT AGGAAGCAACAAACTGTGACGAGAGACAAACATGACACAGAACTCATCGCTAGAGGTCGCCATGATCCTTGTGTGGTTCCCCGAG CTGTTCCAATGGTTGAAGCAATGGTAGCCCTGGTGCTTGTCGATCAGTTAATGGCTCAGTATGCACAGTGTATGATGTTCCCAATTAATCCTGAACTACAGGAACCCTTGAAGTCATCGACACCTGAGTCAGCTGAGGTTACCCTCTGA
- the LOC132614884 gene encoding inositol monophosphatase 3 — protein sequence MAQNGSLEEFLDVAVEAAKKAGEVIHQGFYKTKNVEHKGLVDLVTETDKACEDLIFNHLKQHFPSHKFIGEETTAACGNFELTDEPTWIVDPLDGTTNFVHGFPFVCVSIGLTIEKKPTVGVVYNPIIDELFTAIDGKGAFLNGKPIKVSSQPELVKALLATEAGTKRDKLTLDATTGRINSLLFKVRSLRMCGSCALNLCGVACGRLDLFYELEFGGPWDVAGGAVIVKEAGGLVFDPSGSEFDLTARRVAATNAHLKDVFIKALNE from the exons aTGGCCCAAAATG GTTCACTTGAAGAGTTTCTTGATGttgcagttgaagcagccaagaAAGCTGGAGAG GTAATTCATCAGGGATTCTACAAGACTAAGAATGTGGAACACAAAGGACTG GTAGATTTAGTCACAGAAACCGATAAGGCATGTGAAGATCTCATTTTTAATCATCTCAAGCAGCATTTCCCAAGCCATAAG TTCATTGGTGAAGAAACGACTGCTGCTTGTGGAAATTTTGAGCTAACTGATGAACCAACTTGGATAGTTGATCCACTCGACGGAACGACTAACTTTGTGCATGG GTTTCCTTTTGTCTGTGTATCTATCGGTCTCACAATTGAGAAAAAACCAACAGTTGGTGTTGTTTACAACCCAATTATCGATGAG CTTTTCACTGCAATCGACGGGAAAGGTGCTTTTCTCAATGGGAAACCAATCAAAG TATCTTCACAGCCTGAACTTGTGAAGGCTCTTCTTGCTACAGAG GCTGGAACGAAGCGTGATAAGTTAACGTTAGATGCTACTACAGGGAGAATCAATAGCTTGCTTTTCAAG GTCAGGTCCCTTCGGATGTGTGGTTCTTGTGCATTAAATCTCTGTGGTGTGGCATGTGGAAGGCTTGATCTCTTCtatgaacttgaatttggaggCCCTTG GGATGTAGCAGGTGGTGCTGTGATAGTGAAAGAAGCTGGAGGGCTCGTGTTTGATCC ATCTGGTTCAGAATTTGACCTCACAGCTCGACGGGTAGCTGCTACAAATGCTCATCTCAAGGACGTATTTATCAAGGCCTTGAACGAATGA